The following coding sequences lie in one Loxodonta africana isolate mLoxAfr1 chromosome X, mLoxAfr1.hap2, whole genome shotgun sequence genomic window:
- the LOC135228872 gene encoding zinc finger protein 883-like gives MGAAQTSAAQGAWRLVGSGSSRAPGSLPVCVGAWTGEVVGAAQTCAVQGAGRHGGSRASRAPGSLPVCVGAWTGEVVGAAQTCAAQGRGDMHGPESPGHLGRSLYVSVRGQMSWWEPLRPVPFRKLGDMEGPGPPGRRGRSLCVSVRGQTFSKPKTVKLCIVLLAAFMPSLPCWLLKGLDSVVVEDVAVVFTSEEWALLDLTQRKLYRDVMIETFRNLASVDDLNYETGEKSSNKLHVRFVRDKPYECREFRKAFNFSSALTAHLGTHTGERPYECNDCGKDVRQSSKITVHRRIHSGERPYECKEYGKDLKCSSHLTNDRRTHRGDKPYKCTECGKAFSQASSLITHIRTHNGQRPYECKKCGKAFSYSSGIASHMRTHIGVRPYECKECRKTFKYSSNFTSHVRTHSGEKPYECKQCGKAFRKSSVLMTHRRIHTGERPYECKECGKAFREPSHLTSHMRTHSGERPYECEECGKAFRHSGNLTNHIRTHNGQRPYECKECGKAFRQLSTLTTHIKIHSGEKPYECKQCGKVFRQSSGLMTHRRIHTGERPYQCKECGKAFSYSSAMASHRRAHNGVRPYECKECGKTFRYSSNFTSHIRTHSGESPYECKECGKVFRQSSNLIVHRRIHSAERPYECKECGKAFKCSSHLTNHRRTHSGDKPYKCTECGKAYSQASSLTTHIRTHNGQRPYECQKCGKAFNYSSVIASHMRTHTGVRPYECKTYKNS, from the exons ATGGGAGCCGCGCAGACGTCTGCTGCTCAGGGAGCTTGGAGACTTGTGGGGTCCGGGtcctcccgggcgccggggtccctccctgtgtgtgtcggtgcgtggacaggtgaggtggtgggagccgctcaGACCTGTGCTGTTCAGGGAGCTGGGAGACATggagggtcccgggcctcccgggcgccggggtccctccctgtgtgtgtcggtgcgtggacaggtgaggtggtgggagccgctcaGACTTGTGCTGCTCAGGGGCGGGGAGATATGCACGGTCCCGAGTCTCCCGGGCACCTTGGTCGCTCCCTGtatgtgtcggtgcgtggacagatGAGTTGGTGGGAGCCGCTCAGACCTGTGCCGTTTAGGAAACTGGGAGACATggagggtcccgggcctcccgggcgccggggtcgctccctgtgtgtgtcggtgcgtggacag ACTTTTAGCAAGCCCAAAACTGTGAAGCTCTGCATTGTGCTGCTGGCAGCTTTCATGCCCTCTCTGCCCTGTTGGTTGCTTAAGGGTCTG gactcagtcGTTGTTGAGGACGTGGCTGTGGTTTTTACCTcggaagagtgggctttgctggatcttactcagaggaaactctacagagatgtgatgatcgaaaccttcagaaacctggcctcagtag ATGATTTGAACTATGAAACAGGAGAGAAGTCAAGCAATAAACTGCATGTTCGCTTTGTTAG AgataagccttatgaatgtagggaatttaggaaagcctttaatttttcctcagccctcactGCACATTTAGgaactcacactggagagaggccttatgaatgtaatgaTTGTGGGAAAGACGTTAGACAATCCTCAAAAATCACTGTACATAGAAGGATTCACAGTGGAGaaagaccttatgaatgtaaggaatatggaaaagacCTTAAGTGTTCCTCACATCTCACTAATGATAGAAGAACTCACCGTGGAGACAAGCCATATAAATgtacagaatgtgggaaagcctttagtcaggctTCATCCCTTattacacatataagaactcacaacggacagaggccttatgaatgtaagaaatgtgggaaagcctttagttattCTTCAGGAATTGCTTCACATATGAGAACTCATATTGGTGTcagaccttatgaatgtaaggaatgtaggAAAACATTTAAGTATTCTTCTAACTTCACTTCACatgtaagaactcacagtggagagaagccttatgaatgtaagcaatgtggaaaagcctttaggaAGTCCTCAGTcctcatgacacatagaagaattcatactggagagaggccatatgaatgtaaggaatgtgggaaagcctttagagaGCCCTCACACCTCACCTCGCATatgcgaactcacagtggagagaggccttatgaatgtgaggaatgtgggaaagcctttcgtcACTCAGGAAACCTCACTaaccatataagaactcacaatgggcagaggccttatgaatgtaaggaatgtgggaaagcctttcgtcAGCTCTCaaccctcactacacatataaaaattcacagtggagagaagccttatgaatgtaagcagtgTGGGAAAGTCTTtaggcagtcctcaggcctcatgacacatagaagaattcatactggCGAGAGGCCATACcaatgcaaggaatgtgggaaagcctttagttattCTTCAGCGATGGCTTCACATAGGAGAGCTCATAATGGTgtcaggccttatgaatgtaaggaatgtgggaaaacgtTTAGATATTCTTCTAACttcacttcacatataagaactcacagtggagagagcccttatgaatgtaaggaatgtgggaaagtcttTAGGCAATCCTCAAACCTCATTGTACATAGAAGGATTCACAGTGCagaaaggccttatgaatgtaaggaatgtggaaaagcctttaagtGTTCCTCACATCTCACTAATCAtagaagaactcacagtggagacaagccatataaatgtacagaatgtgggaaagcctataGTCAGGCTTCATCCCTTACTACACATATCAGAACTCACAATGGACAGAGACCTTATGAATGTCagaaatgtgggaaagcctttaattACTCTTCAGTAATTGCTTCACATATGAGAACTCATACTGGTgtcaggccttatgaatgtaagacATATAAAAACTCATAG